TAACTTACCAAAGAAGGCTGGCTGCTACAAGAGCAATATGCTGGAGTAATTTATTTCCAATTCAAAAACATGTTTTACTTCAACAAACTAGGGTCTTAAGGATACAGTTAAAGTCAGCTTTTGAAAAAACATACGTAACTAAGAACAACTTTGTTAAAAGACTATCTGTTGCTCTAAAAGAGTTAGCCGCCTTTTCCCATAAAGGTCTACACAGTAACATTCTAGGCATTGTGGGCCACAtatgatctatttttttttaaaccaccctttaaaaacacaaaagccATTTTTCAGCTTGCAAGCTGTATAACAGACCAAGGGGTCCAAATCCATTTGGAGACAGCTGTAATCTGCCACTCTGGCTTTAAAATATCTGAGattaacacaatgttatatgtcaaatattatctcaaagctgggaaaaaaattttgTGGAATTAAATGTATGGACCATCTGTAGACATTAGTGCTTGGCATTCTGTAACTTAGAATGTGTTTCGGGAACTCAGAGCTATTAGCTATAACTTTTCCAAATTACGAAAATATTCTTCATGATTTACTGTGAGACTCCAGTCTCATAAGAATGCCCAATTTGTAATTAGTAATGCTGtactgaagtaaaaaaaaaataacagaggtAAAATGATCTAAGGTGGCTTTTCAATAATGGAATATAATACTTTATTTTGTAGAGGCACTCAAACACTACATatcaaggagaagggagagagtcaCGAAAATCATCTGCTCAAAATGTGCCAAATCTACATAATGAATGTCATTTGTTTAGTATTAGAACCTATGTCTCCTGACCTGAAATCAGTGATCTTTTCTTCTCAGACAGTAAGATCTAAAGATACCAACATGATAATATGCAGATCATAATAAATAATTCTACCAGAAGCAACACTTACATAATGCCAAGAAAGCATGCTTTGAGGCCATAAGAACTAGCACTCTCCGGAGGATGTCCTTATTAATGATGTAGTTCTTTATGTGGTAGGTATGGTGCTCcacacaaaatgttaacaattccAATACAAGTGCCAACAACTGGGCAGTCTGAAAATcatctaaaataaacaaaacacaattgTATTTAATGGCTAacattctcctcctccccaaatctAAGAATCCAAATTGTAATCGAATAAAATCCCGTTATTAacccaaatattttcaagttaagGAAAAgggaactaacatttactgaaggcctaccatgtgccaagaaTTGtggtttacattttttcttatttaatttacaCAAGTCTATGAGGAATTGGTTTCAGAAGACCCAAGTCTGAAGAGTTAGTAAGGCAGAGATGGGATACCAATCTATTAGGTCTGCTTCAACCCAAAGCGCAAGAACGCTCTACCATATCCTAACACATTCTTCAGCACGGACACGCACAGCACAGGAGGTCCTGCCAGGCACCACCCGGTCTTTGTGGAATTACTCTCTCTGCTCCTATGACTCCCTGTCTTCTGTGCCTCCTTTACTACACCCAGGTCCACACGGAATTATGATTATTGGCTTATCTCCTTCACCAGGCAGCAAACCTCTGAAAGTGTTTCTCATTTCTCCTATTTAGCCCCTAAAGATTATATATGGTATAGTGCCTTCCATACAATGGGTTCTCAAGAACCCTCAAGCTTTACCTAATATGGATAAAGTAGATAGGAAAAATGAATATCACATTTCCAAGACTTGATTCCAGAGTcaccaaaaaaggaaatttaacatttactttttaagtGGCGTTATAAGTTAAATATACTATATTGATAATTCATGACAAAACTTCAATAAGGGATTCCCAATGAAGACCCTAAAACTACTTTCtgaatttcacacacacacagattaaggctaaaggaataaaatgcagaaataataaataatcctAACATAGCAAGAATCCTCAGTGCAAATAAAAACAGCTGAATATTGAGCACAAGCTTTGCTCTGTCTACAGATCGGGAGTACAAATAACTTAAAaagagttgtttcatagctttcttctatttatttcacttatgtAAATACAAACTAAATACAAATAttgctttaactttttttttttttttttttttgctgaggaagactggctttgagctaaaatccattgccaatcttcctctttttgtatgtgagttgccagcAGGggatggccactgacagacgagtggtgacTGGTGTAGGtcgcacccaggaactgaactagGGCCGCTAAAGAGGAGTGCatcaaacttaaccgctaggccatcagggctggcccaacaaaaaattcttttaaaatgccaaaacaaaaaattatctcATAGCTTCTTTTGCTTCTATTATCTGATCACAGCACTTGAACCCCTCTTttgaaaatacattattaaacttCTATGTTAACACCAACTCTGAGTTTCAGAATTTGAGAACAAAGAACTTAACTACCAACCTGAATTATCTTACCTTTGCTAGGTTTGTCTTCTGTTGTATTTGCCAATAAGGGAGCAGTGAGGACATGCATACAGTGCTTATAGAAGAAACCCAGAAATTcagtcttttctgttttctaagggATCAAAAACACTTCCATGAACTTTAACTGCACTGGTTCCTACCAGTAATAGACAATATACtagtatgaaaaagagaaaaatgcccATGGCTTACATTGGCAGTAGCTAACATGTTCTCTGGGTCAACTAAAGTTCGAAGCAGGCCCATAAGTTGGACTGCTCCTCCAAGTTCTGGGTCTGTATCACAAATCATATGTTCTATAATGAGGTTGATGAGCAAAATATCCTggtaagaaaaatacacacaataAGGATCACTTATTacacaaaagaatggaaaaagcacATACTACGAACATATACTATAGCATTATACCTAGCCTAGCTATCTTGGTAActgcaaacaaaatgaaatgattgACTGACTAACTTCTTTAATAACATATATGGCAGTGTTTCCTTAAAGTGTGGTACAGGCACATTACACTAAATAGTACCgaaaagaagaaagtttctttctctttctactatTTTTCAATCCCTCtgattaaaggaaaaacaaagtttcAGTTTGGTGCTACAGATCTTTACACCTCTTGATAACGAAATCTCCCTTCTAAAGAAAGCTAATGAGCCTTAGGTTCATAGCtttaatagtaaaaatatttagCTAGAATTTATAACACTGTTCtactttcactgcattttatagATTCCTTCTATTTATGGCAAATGGTATCTGTATCTGTTCTCCATTTATGGAAATGATACaaagtttccatttaaaataaacttaaaaaattagtTGGTACCTGAATGTCTGAAATTGGAGAAAACGAGATTATGGTATTTAGAGAGCACACAGGAGAAGAAATGCATTATACAGACCCCAAGTGTCACAGAAAATTGACTGCTAGTCTTCCTGAGGCTCTACTATGACTGGTGTTCCTGGCCCAATGAGTAAATAAAAACTGAGAGGAATTCAGTGAGAAAATCCCTGCTCTTGCCTATGTATGCAATGGTAGgatggacaaagagaaaatgcagAGAGTATATGGAAATAACGATAAAGATTGGGAATCAAGAGGCCTACTGGATGTGAGTGAAGTTCATCAATGTATGTTCAACTGGTGGGTTACAGGGTTAACGAGAATAacctttatttttaacaatacaGTTATTTTGGTTTTCAAGATAGgactatttttataaaagaaaagcatgGCATAATATTCAACAATTCAAACTGCACCTACCCCaatactacaatttaaaaaaccccaaaaaccttAAATATAGAAGTTACGAGGGATTCCACTTCATTTTGACATGACAACACATTAGGAtctcttaaaaaagtaaaagtctgCTTTCTCATTTTGTAAAAATTTGATAGAAAAACCAAAATCTATGCAGAATTCCTGCCTAAGAGgatctctttttccttcatcccTTAAGAAGGAGTTGAGGGCAGAATATCCTGGTTTATTCTTAAGTAAAAAGTTACTTCCAAAGTTTTAtgggggaaagaggaaaaaaaaatcagaatcattGGCTTAACTATCTGATAATAAAACAGAGCACACACATTTAGGGCTGTCGCATATGCCATGTACCACATACTCTGGAAGTGCCCTTCACATCACCAGGATGTATTCTCTTACTTTGaaattggtgtgtgtgtgtgtgtgtgaacaagACAATAGCTTGTTGCTATGGCTAGGCAGAAAAGCAAGCACCCTAAATACTTTCCAAGGGACCGTgcttaatttcttcattctttatgATTGTGAAAATCTATCCCTACAAAGTCAGTGTTTTCCTCATAATTCCACATATAGAAGAACAATTTATTGACTACATGATTTAAATAAGACAATACAGCAAGTTAACTTCAGAATTGAGAAACTTgaactcaaaaatttaaaaagaaatttaagttgAGCATTAACAAATAACTGCTGTAAGACAATTTATCAACTGAGACCAGAGCCAGTTTAGGGGAAGAATAAGCCATTTGATATTATGGCTACATGTTTCCCAAACATAACTATTTAGatcttaaaaaatgaataataaatacagTTAGAGCTCCCCATGTATAAATACTTACTGTTAGTGCAAATAATATTTACCTTGTTGGTTATTTTTTGCTCTGTTAACTTCTTACTTACATCATCATTCTGTTGTGCCTCCTGCATGACAAACTCTCGTACCATGGATGGATTATATTCAACCAAGTATGAGAATATATCAGTAGCAGCACTTCGCACCTGTGTATCATCCATGCCCTACAGATAAAAAGTACTTATTTCTCCCATaactataaaaatatgaaacttaTAGCTATATAAGTCCAAAACCTAGCAAATTATAAAACACTGCAATAAAAGAGGGGTAAAAAATTCTGCTGCCATGTAAAATTCTTGTTCTATGGTTAAAGTTATACTTTCTTTTATTCctgtttacttttctattttaacaTTTCAACTAATAGGCTACCAattaacaaattattaaaaatatggaaaatacctAAGCATTCTTTCCAGTACTGTGTAAGGTCTAATACTAGACTTGCATAGcctttaaaatttatgtaataCACAGCTAACACTAAATATTGGCTATAATGAAATACTTGCATGAtccataaaaaatatattactttcGTGGATTAGAAATATAATGGTAATTAAAtataaggagaaacaaacttaCAAGGATGACTTCTAAAGCTGGTAAGATGCCCATGTTTGACAAAGTCTTGAAAAAAGCATCTCTGTTTTGAGGTTGTAGCGTTTGGGAAAACGcacaaaattcttttaaaaagttaacctGAAATTAGGAAAAaggataaataatataaaaaagtcTGTTGTTTTCGCTTCATGCCCTTCCTAATATAAAATTTCTTACCAATTcctgtcttttttcttcatcCGTTGCTTCATCTGTTAGTTGTGCAAACAAATCTgtcagaaatttttcatcttcctgtgAAATGACAGGATAAATATAATGATGCTAATAGTAAGAGttaataaaatacaatttcaaGGTGCTGTAATAGAAGATATAAATTGTAATaactagaaaaaggaaagacgGTATTGGCAATGCTgggtttttaaagattggcacctgagccaacatctgttgccaatcatcttttcttcttctttttcttcttcctctccctaaagccccccagtacatagttgtatattctagttgtgagtgcctctggttgtgctctgcaggatgctgcctcagcatggcctgatgagtggtgccatgtccacacccaagatccaaactggtgaaaccctttagcagagaatgcaaacttagccacttgaacacagggccagcctcaatgctagtttttttttcttttggtcctgagataagatctgttgccaatcttcctctatattgtatgttggacgctgccacagcacgtcttgacaagcagtgtgtaggtctgcaccggggatccgaaccctggaagcccaggctaccaaagcagagcgtgcaacttaaccactataccactgggcccgTCCTGGCAATGCTGTTTTTGacgagagagaaggaaaaaccaAACTATTAAAGGATAAATTAGGTATTTATAAagattattctttatattttggcaAGGTTGTATTTCCTAAGCCTTTTTAAAGGCCACACTGTAAAGGCTTTGTGGACCACATGGTCTCTACCACAACTACTTAACTCTTGTTATAGTAGGAAGCAACCATAGACAataggtaaatgaatgaatgttcaaatcaaactttatttacaaaagcaggtcCGGGCCATAGTTTGAAGACATCTCGTTTTCACAGGATTTCATAACCTTAACTTTAGAAGTTCTCTAACTTCAAAACTTCAAAAGGGTCTGCAACTtctcaaatgaaaataaagcttcCTTCACGTTTTAAAGACATAGAAAatgattcaattattttaaaagcgAAATTCAGAgcttttaaagaaacattatttgaaaatatgcatatacacacgacaatttaatatacattaaattattttgaaaaggatTCAAAAGATACTCTCATAGGTTATTAATCTGGGTAAATAAGTCAGAGTAGAGAATTTGGGAAAGAACATCAGATGTTATTTTATCTTACACCTCCTTATTTTATATTGAGACAGATTAAGAAACTTACCCAAAGCCCACACACAGCAGGTTGTAGAATTCGATTGCCTGTTCAATTTTTTCCATCactatttttaattaagattgcTAGATTTTAATTCCATATGACCTCAGCTAGAAGTAAATTCAACACCACTTCAGCCCTAGAGACATACCTAAGTctcaatatatatacatatgcacgtatatatgtgtgtttatgtaatCTCCCACTACACTATCAACTCCATATTCACTATTCTAAGTGCTCAAGAAACATTTTCTGTGATATTAAATTAGTTTTGTTATtcccaccttttctttttctaaaatgtacAAGTGGCCATAACTCAAATGGCATCCAATTTCAAGATGCTTCCCAGATATAATCTAGTCCACCAACTGTAAATCAAATGATTAAAAAAGATTCTCTGAACTGCTGCATTTGGGGGTACAGAAGTCTAGAGAATAAGAATGTTTAATAGTATTACACAGAGGGCAATCCATGCTCATGGGTGTGATTGTGTACACAAAGTAGTTAAGAACCTGctttaaattatacctcaataactcctcaaaaaatttgtaaaattcttCTTCCTTGACACCAGCGCTCTGGATGTTTAAGTGCCCAGCATCAACAGAAACAGACAGAACTGCAGCATGGCAGCTAACATCTTACAAAGCACGTAGGGAAGCAAAGACTTAACAACTTGAAATCATATTTAATGAGTAAAACGGGCACTTGACAGGTATGAAGCCCAGGAAAATAGAGCAGCAACAACTCCCTGCATAACAAAATAAGAACCACGTGGAGATAAAGAAAAGGACCAGGAGCACTCAGGACTATAGAAGGAAACCAGGAAGCAACACTGGACCAGAACAGAGGCTTTACTAGGTAACTGGCAAAAACTAGTTCCTTatcaaagaacaaatgaaaattgaTACTAAAATCCATCTCTATTATCAATCACAACACACTGTTTAGAGGATTACTATTATATTTATCagactgtactgcctatattatGTGTTTACGTCTGTCttaaatgaacagaaaatatGTCAAATTAGTCAACATGGACTGGAATTATTACTAGCTCCAGGAAAGAAGTTTTCGTAATATTGACTTTTCTATTTGAattcatactttcttttttttaaaaggtgacaaaggacactgaaaataaagcaattttctaaaaaagaacaGACATGAAAATTAAACTTACTGCTTTATTTGTAACATGCAGCTCTTGCTTTCATTTGCCTCCTTTATTTAACAAATCCGggtttcaaataattattttacttgtAGATTTGAGGTAAGGTCTTATAAGATAATATCTTTCAATTCATATTACCTGTTATTCTTACAATATCAAGGGCATCCAAGAAACCAAAAATATGGGATGTGTGCAACTCACAAATCTGTGCACCATGCGAACTTCTATTTCAGTTAGAATAGACTAATTCACACTATGGGATCATCCACTGAGAGGTTCTATGACTTTGTGGGTATTACAAATGCAGATTACAGGCCAACTCACGGAGATTTTGATTCTATGTTTTATGCAGAATCCAGGACACTGCACCCTAGGCAATTCTGATACAAGCACCCTAAGACACCAGACCTGAGAGACTAGGCatactgtaaaaagaaaatttggagtTTAATAAGCAATTAATTAAttgcttaattaattaattaattagtggggccggtgcagtggttaagtgtgcatgttccacttcggcagcccggggttcaccggttcggaccctgggtgcggacatggcaccacttggcaagccatgctgtgacaggcgtcccacatataaagtagaggaagatgggcacagatgttagctcagggccagtattcctcagcaaaaagaggaggattggcagcagatgttagctcagggctaatcttcctcaaaaaaaaaaaaaaaaaaaagcaattagtAATAGATACTCAAAGAAATGCTCGAGTCTTGCATCACGTTCAATGCTTTACAGGaatgatcttatttaatcttcacatgaCCTTATAGGGTAATTACTACCATCACAATCCttcagatcaggaaactgaagtTTTAACAGGTTAAGAAAGCTGCCCAAGTCACATAGCTATTAAGTGACAGGTGGAGCTGAAACTCCTATTTACATCTAACTTCTTCATATTCTCATCCATTACAGAAGCATGCTTTTTGGTAAGGAGACACACAACTATAATTTGCCAACATCTGTTATAGTCCTTTGACCTTAAAACTGGGCCTTTAATATATTATTACTTGGGAGTTCTATAAATCCTATAGaatttatattctatatttaatGAACTATTTCTTGGCTgccttgtttcatttttctttcctcttccaatATATTCTATGCATAACTGATAGACTAATGTCCCTAAAATTCTACATTCAATCATTTCATTAAGATCATTCCCCTATAATTTCTCCAAgctggactttttcttttctaatcacaCTTACCTTCCCTAACCCAAACACAACCACCTTCTGGTCCCATAGTATATTATAATCTCTTGTAATAGCCCCAAAATACATACCTTTAGccaaaaattaaaactcaattTAGGTATTTAGAACgaacataaaattatttctgcTAAAGGCAATTAACAGCTTAAATGGTATCAATCAAGTAGGAAAAAAACGAATGATCTAACTCACCTGTAACATACCAACAATTTCTACTttattgaaaaagataaaagagtgaAGTGTTGATAACATATTTTCTTCAAAGACTGAAGGGGTAGGTAGAACCATATCTTGTATATACTGTACTCTGTATGTCTGATGAATTTTTTGTTTCAGCTCAGGATCTGATATGGGAATTACTTCTTTAAACTTGGCTGTTTTTGTTAGAAATTCCCTGTGTTTTCGTGGTTGTGATAAAGCAGGATCATATTCTAAGCATCCAATGACGTCCATTATACATTCCTCAGAGAACATAACTTCGAAAAGAGCAGTTCGATTCAAGAGGAAGATGCCTTTGATAATTTCATACAAGTGGTGCAGTCcttcaatattttccaaatcctCACACACATGAAAAAGCTCTAAGAGCTTTTTAATATAACCCTCATTTTCCAGTGCTAGTGCAAGTTTTTCACGACGCAGGGGAGAAGGTAAAGATGATGCCACAAGTTCTGCAATTTCCTCAAGGCGACTTAATTCACAAGATGGCAATTCTAACCCTGGCGATGACATATCATCAAAACGCTCCTCTTCCGATTCATCTACAAGGTCCTGAGTGATGTCCACTGAAGGGTCCTTTCCTTGAACCTATTAAATAAGATTTATGATAGCTGACAAAATATAATCAAGCAAATCTAAATGATACTCTTAGATGAATACAAGAGATGTTACAAGAAAACTATAGTAATTTTCAAGTTCAGGACTCCTCCTTCCAACCTGACATAATCGCCTACTTTTCTAAGTTAATATTTCTACGAATTACATACACTTTCAACTTTAAGGAAAGAAGTTCAAAGTTCAGAGATGGAGTGAGCTTCCTCATAAGTGCAAGATTTACCAGCAAGAGAAGCATTCTAGGATATGCTAAACTAACTGTGACTGTGACCCACATTGTAGAGACCTGATGCTAAAACATCCACTTCACATCTTACATCCATGGCAAGTCACAGAAACATTCCTAGCACTATGCTCTATGATAGCCACCATGAAACTTCAAAGTTTAACTTTAAGTAAAATTCAAACAAATATCATAATGCTGTGAccatagaaaatatatatgattGTAAGCAACAAGGAAAATATATAATCTCAATCAAGTCTAGAAACCAAGGGCCAAAAAGCATGTACAAACTGGCTTGGGACCAAAGGGTGTCACTGATTTCCTAGAAATGCTGGTTGGCAGCccaaaaatactaagaaaaactgGGTGGGAAATAAGTGCACTcctacaaaaacaaaaccacattaAAAAGTAGCTGCAACCTATATGTGATAGAGCTATCCCCCAAGAATATCTGCTAAAAGTTAAATAACCAAACCATGGAAAAGTTTTCCTTTCTACACACCGAAACCTGTAGCTCTCATGATTGATGCCCCAGAAGCCCTAAAGTTTGCCATAAACCCCAACATTATGTTTGTGTAGGGGCTCTAATTATAAAAAGATAGTCTTCACAATTAAATATAGTTTAtggcaaaagaatatttttacaaAACGTCAAGGACATATTATGAAATGAAACAAGTTTTGTTAGCTTGGCCCTATAATTTGAGACACTGCCACTAAAGCAGCTCAATAGGCCAAGCTGAATggtaaaggaatggaaaaattaGGCCTTATAGGAAATGGCCAAGAAACTTAAATTGTTTAGCATCATTAAGAGATACTGTTGATGGATACTGGAAGGTCTGGAATATGTCTTGAAATATGCTGCAAAGTGATATCGTCTTGGCCTTAACCCACTGGAAGGAGGCTAGGCACATTCACAGCTTGTACCTGACATGGTCTCCAGTTGGTTCTGGATTTGTTAATAAGCTCTC
The nucleotide sequence above comes from Equus asinus isolate D_3611 breed Donkey chromosome 7, EquAss-T2T_v2, whole genome shotgun sequence. Encoded proteins:
- the PPP4R3A gene encoding serine/threonine-protein phosphatase 4 regulatory subunit 3A isoform X1 → MTDTRRRVKVYTLNEDRQWDDRGTGHVSSGYVERLKGMSLLVRAESDGSLLLESKINPNTAYQKQQDTLIVWSEAENYDLALSFQEKAGCDEIWEKICQVQGKDPSVDITQDLVDESEEERFDDMSSPGLELPSCELSRLEEIAELVASSLPSPLRREKLALALENEGYIKKLLELFHVCEDLENIEGLHHLYEIIKGIFLLNRTALFEVMFSEECIMDVIGCLEYDPALSQPRKHREFLTKTAKFKEVIPISDPELKQKIHQTYRVQYIQDMVLPTPSVFEENMLSTLHSFIFFNKVEIVGMLQEDEKFLTDLFAQLTDEATDEEKRQELVNFLKEFCAFSQTLQPQNRDAFFKTLSNMGILPALEVILGMDDTQVRSAATDIFSYLVEYNPSMVREFVMQEAQQNDDVSKKLTEQKITNKDILLINLIIEHMICDTDPELGGAVQLMGLLRTLVDPENMLATANKTEKTEFLGFFYKHCMHVLTAPLLANTTEDKPSKDDFQTAQLLALVLELLTFCVEHHTYHIKNYIINKDILRRVLVLMASKHAFLALCALRFKRKIIGLKDEFYNRYIMKSFLFEPVVKAFLNNGSRYNLMNSAIIEMFEFIRVEDIKSLTAHVIENYWKALEDVDYVQTFKGLKLRFEQQRERQDNPKLDSMRSILRNHRYRRDARTLEDEEEMWFNTDEDDMEDGEAVVSPSDKTKNDDDIMDPISKFMERKKLKESEEKEVLLKTNLSGRQSPSFKLSLSSGTKTTLTSQSPATNLPGSPGSPGSPGSPGSPGSVPKNTSQTAAITTKGGLVGLVDYPDDDEDDDEDEDKEDTLPLSKKAKFES
- the PPP4R3A gene encoding serine/threonine-protein phosphatase 4 regulatory subunit 3A isoform X2, with the protein product MTDTRRRVKVYTLNEDRQWDDRGTGHVSSGYVERLKGMSLLVRAESDGSLLLESKINPNTAYQKQQDTLIVWSEAENYDLALSFQEKAGCDEIWEKICQVQGKDPSVDITQDLVDESEEERFDDMSSPGLELPSCELSRLEEIAELVASSLPSPLRREKLALALENEGYIKKLLELFHVCEDLENIEGLHHLYEIIKGIFLLNRTALFEVMFSEECIMDVIGCLEYDPALSQPRKHREFLTKTAKFKEVIPISDPELKQKIHQTYRVQYIQDMVLPTPSVFEENMLSTLHSFIFFNKVEIVGMLQEDEKFLTDLFAQLTDEATDEEKRQELVNFLKEFCAFSQTLQPQNRDAFFKTLSNMGILPALEVILGMDDTQVRSAATDIFSYLVEYNPSMVREFVMQEAQQNDDDILLINLIIEHMICDTDPELGGAVQLMGLLRTLVDPENMLATANKTEKTEFLGFFYKHCMHVLTAPLLANTTEDKPSKDDFQTAQLLALVLELLTFCVEHHTYHIKNYIINKDILRRVLVLMASKHAFLALCALRFKRKIIGLKDEFYNRYIMKSFLFEPVVKAFLNNGSRYNLMNSAIIEMFEFIRVEDIKSLTAHVIENYWKALEDVDYVQTFKGLKLRFEQQRERQDNPKLDSMRSILRNHRYRRDARTLEDEEEMWFNTDEDDMEDGEAVVSPSDKTKNDDDIMDPISKFMERKKLKESEEKEVLLKTNLSGRQSPSFKLSLSSGTKTTLTSQSPATNLPGSPGSPGSPGSPGSPGSVPKNTSQTAAITTKGGLVGLVDYPDDDEDDDEDEDKEDTLPLSKKAKFES